From one Agrobacterium fabrum str. C58 genomic stretch:
- a CDS encoding SDR family oxidoreductase has translation MTNTILITGTSSGYGKAIAELFLARGWNVIATMRRPSAARFAGDNGRLRVLPLDVTEEASIAAAIEAAGPIDVLVNNAGIGMVGAFEATPMSAIRTIFDTNSFGVMAMTQAVIPQMRKRQSGTIINVTSTVTLASFPLAAAYTASKQAIEGFTGSLAHELAHFNIGVKLVEPGYAPTTGFTNNAILPLEQLLHDDYAAFARPVLEAFATPALTTRETDVAEAVWSAVHDTSGQLHFPAGADAVALAQKN, from the coding sequence ATGACCAACACCATCCTCATTACCGGCACGTCGTCGGGTTATGGCAAAGCAATTGCCGAACTGTTCCTCGCACGTGGCTGGAACGTTATTGCGACCATGCGGCGCCCGAGTGCTGCTCGCTTCGCCGGTGATAACGGCCGGCTGCGCGTGCTGCCGCTGGATGTGACGGAAGAGGCGAGCATTGCAGCAGCGATCGAGGCCGCCGGCCCGATCGACGTGTTGGTGAACAATGCCGGCATCGGTATGGTCGGCGCTTTCGAGGCAACGCCGATGTCGGCAATCCGCACGATCTTCGACACCAACAGCTTTGGTGTGATGGCCATGACGCAGGCTGTCATTCCGCAGATGAGAAAGCGCCAGTCCGGCACGATCATCAACGTCACGTCCACTGTTACGCTTGCTTCCTTCCCGCTTGCGGCCGCTTATACCGCCAGCAAGCAGGCAATCGAGGGTTTTACCGGTTCCCTCGCGCATGAACTGGCTCATTTCAACATCGGCGTGAAGCTGGTAGAGCCAGGTTATGCCCCGACAACCGGTTTCACGAACAACGCCATCCTGCCGCTGGAGCAGCTGCTTCACGATGATTACGCGGCCTTCGCAAGGCCAGTTCTCGAGGCTTTTGCCACACCGGCTTTGACGACCCGTGAAACCGATGTTGCAGAAGCGGTCTGGAGCGCGGTGCATGACACGTCGGGGCAGCTCCACTTTCCAGCAGGCGCGGACGCCGTTGCTCTGGCCCAGAAAAACTGA
- a CDS encoding inositol monophosphatase family protein, with protein sequence MDTMSERLESAVAIIEEAMGLALRFFEARDAIATRTKGFQDFVSEADTTVEKLVRDRLAAAFPGETVLGEEMGGVADDAYWIIDPIDGTANFLRGSPLWGISLGFVRNGRPELGVVAMPIFKDIYAAADGTGLMLNGKPLARHVPFEDVQVMSLGDSAAADAEEVAALSVGLRHAGWVVESIRSTSIGLAFAARGIFDGHLQKLTTMWDIAGGVVLAREAGLDVRIGTRSGSGIPWVAAGTSALMTVTEGLWPEVVEKAPAEPA encoded by the coding sequence ATGGACACGATGAGCGAGCGCCTCGAAAGCGCCGTTGCCATCATCGAAGAAGCGATGGGCCTTGCCCTTCGCTTTTTCGAGGCGCGCGACGCCATTGCCACCCGGACGAAGGGCTTTCAGGATTTCGTCTCGGAAGCCGATACCACAGTGGAAAAGCTGGTCCGCGACCGGCTGGCGGCGGCGTTTCCCGGCGAAACCGTGCTGGGTGAAGAAATGGGCGGTGTGGCCGATGACGCCTACTGGATCATCGATCCGATCGACGGCACAGCCAATTTTCTGCGCGGCTCGCCGCTCTGGGGCATCTCACTCGGCTTCGTGCGCAATGGCCGGCCGGAACTCGGCGTCGTCGCCATGCCGATCTTTAAGGATATCTACGCGGCGGCAGATGGAACCGGGCTGATGCTGAACGGCAAACCGCTTGCCCGCCATGTACCCTTCGAGGATGTGCAGGTCATGTCGCTCGGCGACAGTGCCGCCGCCGATGCGGAAGAAGTGGCGGCTCTCAGCGTCGGGCTCAGACACGCCGGCTGGGTGGTGGAATCCATCCGCTCGACATCGATCGGCCTTGCCTTTGCCGCGCGCGGCATTTTTGACGGCCATCTGCAGAAACTGACGACCATGTGGGACATCGCCGGTGGCGTCGTTCTCGCGCGGGAAGCGGGTCTTGATGTCCGCATCGGAACCCGCTCCGGCAGCGGCATTCCCTGGGTTGCTGCGGGAACGTCTGCGCTGATGACGGTGACGGAAGGGCTCTGGCCGGAAGTCGTTGAAAAGGCGCCGGCGGAACCTGCGTGA